In one window of Escherichia coli DSM 30083 = JCM 1649 = ATCC 11775 DNA:
- the thpR gene encoding RNA 2',3'-cyclic phosphodiesterase encodes MSEPQRLFFAIDLPAEIREQIIRWRATHFPPEAGRPVAADNLHLTLAFLGEVSAEKEKALSLLAGRIRQPGFTLTLDDAGQWLRSRVVWLGMRQPPRGLIQLANMLRSQAARSGCFQSNRPFHPHITLLRDASEAVTIPPPGFNWSYTVTEFTLYASSFARGRTRYTPLKRWALTQ; translated from the coding sequence ATGTCTGAACCGCAACGGCTGTTCTTTGCTATCGACTTACCTGCAGAAATCCGCGAACAGATTATCCGCTGGCGCGCCACACACTTCCCACCTGAGGCGGGACGTCCGGTCGCCGCCGATAATTTGCATCTGACTCTGGCATTTTTAGGCGAAGTGAGCGCAGAGAAAGAGAAGGCGCTTTCTCTTTTAGCCGGACGGATTCGTCAACCTGGTTTCACACTCACGCTTGATGACGCCGGTCAATGGCTGCGTTCGCGTGTGGTGTGGTTAGGGATGCGACAGCCGCCACGCGGCTTAATCCAGCTGGCGAATATGCTCCGTTCACAGGCTGCCCGCAGCGGTTGTTTTCAAAGCAATCGTCCGTTTCATCCACATATTACCTTATTGCGCGACGCCAGCGAGGCGGTGACAATCCCGCCGCCAGGTTTTAACTGGTCGTATACGGTGACGGAGTTCACCCTTTACGCCTCCTCGTTTGCCCGTGGACGCACACGCTACACGCCGCTAAAACGCTGGGCGCTAACGCAATAA
- the folK gene encoding 2-amino-4-hydroxy-6-hydroxymethyldihydropteridine diphosphokinase, whose amino-acid sequence MTVAYIAIGSNLASPLEQVNAALKALGDIPESRILAVSSFYRTPPLGPQDQPDYLNAAVALKTTLAPEGLLNHTQRIELQQGRVRKAERWGPRTLDLDIMLFGNEVINTERLTVPHYDMKNRGFMLWPLFEIAPELVFPDGLSLVEALQAKGFNELDKW is encoded by the coding sequence ATGACAGTGGCGTATATTGCCATAGGCAGCAATCTGGCCTCTCCGCTGGAGCAGGTCAATGCTGCCCTGAAAGCATTAGGCGATATTCCAGAAAGCCGCATTCTTGCTGTTTCTTCGTTTTACCGCACCCCACCGCTGGGGCCGCAAGATCAACCCGATTACTTAAATGCCGCCGTCGCGCTGAAAACCACTCTTGCCCCTGAAGGGCTACTCAATCACACACAGCGTATCGAATTGCAGCAAGGTCGCGTCCGTAAAGCTGAACGCTGGGGACCGCGCACGCTGGATCTCGACATCATGCTGTTTGGTAATGAAGTAATAAATACCGAACGTCTGACCGTTCCGCACTACGATATGAAAAATCGCGGCTTTATGCTGTGGCCACTGTTTGAAATTGCGCCGGAATTGGTATTTCCTGATGGCTTATCATTAGTTGAAGCTCTACAGGCAAAAGGCTTTAATGAATTAGATAAGTGGTAA
- the hrpB gene encoding ATP-dependent helicase HrpB, with amino-acid sequence MSSLPVAAVLPELLAALDGASQVLLSAPTGAGKSTWLPLQLLAHPGINGKIILLEPRRLAARNVAQRLAELLNEKPGDTVGYRMRAQNCVGPNTRLEVVTEGVLTRMIQRDPELSGVGLVILDEFHERSLQADLALALLLDVQQGLRDDLKLLIMSATLDNDRLQQMLPEAPVVISEGRSFPVERRYLPLPAHQRFDEAVAVATAEMLRQESGSLLLFLPGVGEIQRVQEQLASRIGSDVLLCPLYGALSLNDQRKAILPAPQGMRKVVLATNIAETSLTIEGIRLVVDCAQERVARFDPRTGLTRLVTQRVSQASMTQRAGRAGRLEPGICLHLIAKEQAERAAAQSEPEILQSDLSGLLMELLQWGCSDPAQMSWLDQPPTVNLLAAKRLLRMLGALDGERLSAQGQKMATLGNDPRLAAMLVSAKNDDEAATAAKIAAILEEPPRMGNSDLGVAFSRNQPAWQQRSQQLLKRLNVRGGEADSSLIAPLLARAYADRIARRRGQDERYQLANGMGAMLDADDALSRHEWLIAPLLLQGSASPDARILLALPVDIDELVQRCPQLVQQSDTVEWDDAQGTLKAWRRLQIGQLMVKVQPLAKPSEDELHQAMLNGIRDKGLSVLNWTAEAEQLRLRLLCAAKWLPEYDWPAVDDESLLATLETWLLPHMTGVHSLRGLKSLDIYQALRGLLDWVMQQRLDSELPAHYTVPTGSRIAIRYHEDNPPALAVRMQEMFGEATNPTIAQGRVPLVLELLSPAQRPLQITRDLSAFWKGAYREVQKEMKGRYPKHVWPDDPANTAPTRRTKKYS; translated from the coding sequence GTGTCGTCGTTGCCCGTTGCTGCCGTCTTACCTGAGTTACTTGCTGCCCTCGATGGTGCATCGCAGGTGTTATTAAGTGCGCCGACCGGGGCCGGGAAATCAACCTGGCTGCCGCTGCAACTGCTGGCGCATCCCGGCATTAACGGGAAAATTATCCTGCTGGAGCCGCGTCGTCTGGCGGCGCGTAACGTTGCGCAACGACTGGCGGAGCTGCTTAACGAAAAGCCAGGCGATACCGTTGGCTACCGGATGCGTGCGCAAAACTGCGTCGGGCCGAATACCCGCCTGGAAGTGGTTACCGAAGGCGTGCTGACGCGGATGATCCAGCGTGACCCGGAACTGAGCGGTGTTGGATTGGTGATCCTTGATGAATTTCATGAGCGCAGCTTGCAGGCGGATTTGGCGTTGGCGCTGTTACTCGATGTGCAACAAGGTCTGCGTGATGACCTTAAACTGCTGATTATGTCGGCTACGCTGGACAACGACCGCTTGCAGCAAATGCTGCCAGAAGCGCCCGTCGTCATCTCAGAAGGGCGCTCGTTTCCGGTTGAACGCCGTTATTTGCCGCTGCCCGCTCATCAGCGTTTTGACGAAGCCGTCGCGGTTGCCACCGCCGAAATGCTGCGTCAGGAAAGTGGATCATTACTGTTATTTTTACCTGGCGTCGGAGAAATTCAGCGTGTGCAGGAACAACTGGCTTCACGCATCGGCAGTGATGTGTTGCTCTGCCCGCTGTATGGCGCGTTGTCGCTGAACGATCAGCGAAAAGCGATCCTCCCGGCACCGCAAGGGATGCGTAAAGTGGTGCTGGCGACCAATATTGCTGAAACCAGTTTAACCATCGAAGGTATTCGTCTGGTGGTGGATTGTGCCCAGGAGCGTGTGGCGCGTTTTGATCCGCGTACAGGGCTTACGCGGCTGGTTACTCAACGCGTTAGTCAGGCGTCGATGACGCAACGTGCCGGGCGTGCCGGGCGTCTGGAGCCGGGTATCTGCCTGCATTTAATCGCCAAAGAACAAGCAGAACGCGCTGCCGCACAAAGTGAACCGGAGATCTTACAAAGCGATCTTTCCGGTTTGCTGATGGAATTACTGCAATGGGGATGCAGCGATCCGGCGCAGATGAGCTGGCTGGATCAACCGCCAACGGTGAATCTACTGGCCGCGAAACGCCTGTTACGGATGCTGGGGGCGCTGGACGGTGAACGGCTTAGTGCGCAAGGGCAAAAAATGGCAACGCTGGGTAACGATCCGCGTTTAGCGGCAATGCTGGTTAGCGCGAAGAACGACGACGAAGCTGCTACCGCGGCAAAAATTGCCGCCATTCTCGAAGAGCCGCCACGGATGGGCAATAGTGACCTGGGCGTGGCGTTTTCGCGCAATCAACCCGCCTGGCAGCAACGTAGTCAGCAACTGTTAAAACGCTTAAACGTACGCGGCGGTGAGGCAGACAGTTCGCTTATCGCGCCGCTACTTGCCAGAGCGTATGCCGATCGCATTGCTCGTCGCCGTGGGCAAGATGAACGCTATCAACTGGCGAACGGCATGGGGGCGATGCTCGATGCCGACGATGCGCTAAGCCGCCACGAATGGTTGATCGCACCGTTATTATTGCAGGGCAGCGCCTCACCGGATGCACGGATTTTACTGGCGCTGCCGGTCGATATTGATGAGTTAGTACAACGCTGCCCGCAGCTGGTACAGCAGTCTGACACTGTGGAGTGGGATGACGCGCAAGGTACGCTGAAAGCCTGGCGTCGGCTGCAAATTGGTCAGTTGATGGTTAAAGTGCAACCGCTGGCGAAACCCTCGGAAGACGAGTTGCATCAGGCGATGCTTAACGGCATTCGTGATAAAGGTTTAAGCGTGCTCAACTGGACGGCGGAAGCGGAACAGCTACGCTTGCGTTTGTTATGCGCCGCAAAGTGGTTGCCGGAATATGACTGGCCAGCGGTTGATGATGAAAGTTTGTTGGCGACGCTGGAAACGTGGCTACTGCCGCATATGACAGGCGTGCATTCGCTACGCGGCCTGAAATCACTCGATATTTATCAGGCACTGCGTGGATTACTTGATTGGGTAATGCAGCAACGTCTGGATAGTGAATTGCCTGCGCATTACACTGTGCCGACGGGAAGCCGGATCGCCATTCGTTACCATGAAGATAACCCGCCCGCGCTGGCGGTGAGAATGCAGGAGATGTTTGGTGAGGCCACTAATCCGACTATCGCCCAGGGGCGCGTACCGTTGGTGCTGGAGTTGCTTTCCCCTGCCCAAAGGCCGCTGCAAATCACGCGTGATTTGAGCGCCTTCTGGAAAGGAGCGTACCGTGAGGTGCAAAAAGAGATGAAAGGGCGTTATCCCAAACATGTCTGGCCGGACGACCCGGCAAACACCGCACCGACGCGACGAACGAAAAAGTATTCGTGA
- a CDS encoding fimbrial chaperone: MFFNTKHTAALCLASCMAFSSSAIADIVISGTRVVYKSEQKSVNVRLENKGNNPLLVQSWLDTGDDNAEPGSITVPFTATPPVSRIDAKRGQTIKLMYTASSALPKDRESVFWFNVLEVPPKPDAAKAANQSLLQLAFRTRIKLFYRPEGLSGISSDAPLALKWSWATSEGKAALRVDNPTPYYVSFSSGDLEANGKRYPLDMTMIAPFSNDVIKVNGMSGRTSSAKVHFFAINDFGGSIEGNANL; the protein is encoded by the coding sequence ATGTTTTTTAATACTAAACATACCGCAGCATTGTGCTTAGCGAGCTGTATGGCTTTTAGCTCATCAGCTATTGCAGACATCGTAATTTCAGGTACACGCGTAGTTTATAAAAGCGAACAAAAAAGCGTCAATGTACGTCTGGAAAATAAAGGCAATAACCCATTGCTGGTTCAGAGTTGGTTAGATACTGGAGATGATAACGCTGAACCAGGCAGTATTACTGTCCCCTTTACCGCTACGCCACCAGTATCACGTATTGATGCTAAACGTGGCCAAACAATCAAACTGATGTACACCGCCAGTAGTGCTCTGCCAAAAGACAGAGAAAGTGTGTTCTGGTTTAACGTACTGGAAGTTCCACCAAAACCCGATGCAGCAAAAGCAGCAAATCAAAGCCTGCTACAACTGGCATTTCGCACACGTATAAAACTGTTCTATCGCCCGGAAGGATTGAGTGGAATTTCATCTGATGCACCATTGGCTCTGAAGTGGTCCTGGGCAACATCTGAAGGCAAAGCAGCATTACGCGTTGATAACCCTACGCCCTACTATGTCTCTTTTAGCAGTGGTGATTTAGAAGCCAACGGCAAACGCTATCCCCTGGATATGACAATGATTGCGCCGTTCAGTAACGACGTCATCAAGGTAAATGGGATGAGTGGCAGAACAAGCTCTGCAAAAGTGCATTTTTTCGCCATTAATGATTTTGGTGGATCTATTGAAGGCAACGCCAACCTTTAA
- the dksA gene encoding RNA polymerase-binding protein DksA gives MQEGQNRKTSSLSILAIAGVEPYQEKPGEEYMNEAQLAHFRRILEAWRNQLRDEVDRTVTHMQDEAANFPDPVDRAAQEEEFSLELRNRDRERKLIKKIEKTLKKVEDEDFGYCESCGVEIGIRRLEARPTADLCIDCKTLAEIREKQMAG, from the coding sequence ATGCAAGAAGGGCAAAACCGTAAAACATCGTCCCTGAGTATTCTCGCCATCGCTGGGGTGGAACCATATCAGGAGAAGCCGGGCGAAGAGTATATGAATGAAGCCCAGCTGGCGCACTTCCGTCGTATTCTGGAAGCATGGCGTAATCAACTCAGGGATGAAGTCGATCGCACCGTTACACATATGCAGGATGAAGCAGCCAACTTCCCGGACCCGGTAGACCGTGCAGCCCAGGAAGAAGAGTTCAGCCTCGAACTGCGTAACCGCGATCGCGAGCGTAAGCTGATCAAAAAGATCGAGAAGACGCTGAAAAAAGTGGAAGACGAAGATTTCGGCTACTGCGAATCCTGCGGTGTTGAAATTGGTATTCGCCGTCTGGAAGCGCGCCCGACAGCCGATCTGTGCATCGACTGCAAAACGCTGGCTGAAATTCGCGAAAAACAGATGGCTGGCTAA
- a CDS encoding fimbrial protein, protein MSKKLGFALSGIMLAMAAGTAFAANDMDGGQLNISGLVVDNTCEARVDGGNKDGLILLQTATVAEITDGVLDTTVGAKAKPFSITIDCSKANPAPGTTAKMTFGSVFFGNSKGTLNNDMSINTPSDGVNIALHNIEGSTIKQVQVNNPGDVYSKTLDSTSKSATYDFKASYVRADASKAATAGYVKTNSAYTITYQ, encoded by the coding sequence ATGTCTAAAAAATTAGGTTTTGCGCTGTCCGGTATTATGTTGGCAATGGCTGCTGGTACTGCATTTGCTGCTAACGATATGGACGGCGGTCAATTAAATATTAGCGGTCTGGTCGTTGATAACACTTGTGAAGCTCGTGTTGATGGCGGTAACAAAGACGGTCTGATCCTGCTGCAAACCGCTACTGTTGCTGAAATTACTGATGGTGTACTGGATACCACTGTAGGTGCTAAAGCTAAACCATTCAGCATTACTATTGACTGCAGCAAAGCTAACCCGGCTCCGGGTACTACTGCAAAAATGACCTTCGGTTCTGTTTTCTTTGGTAACAGCAAAGGAACACTGAACAACGACATGTCTATTAACACCCCGTCTGACGGCGTAAATATCGCTCTGCACAATATTGAAGGTTCTACTATTAAACAGGTTCAGGTCAATAATCCGGGTGATGTTTACAGCAAAACTCTGGATTCAACGTCTAAATCTGCAACCTACGATTTTAAAGCATCCTATGTTCGTGCGGATGCAAGCAAAGCAGCTACTGCCGGTTATGTAAAAACCAACTCAGCATATACCATTACTTACCAGTAA
- the sfsA gene encoding DNA/RNA nuclease SfsA, with protein MEFSPPLQRATLIQRYKRFLADVITPDGRELTLHCPNTGAMTGCATPGDTVWYSTSDNTKRKYPHTWELTQSQSGAIICVNTLWANRLTKEAILNESISELAGYSSLKSEVKYGAERSRIDFMLQADSRPDCYIEVKSVTLAENEQGYFPDAVTERGQKHLRELMSVAAEGQRAVIFFAVLHSAITRFSPARHIDEKYAQLLSEAQQRGVEILAYKAELSAEGMALKKSLPVTL; from the coding sequence ATGGAATTTTCTCCCCCTCTACAGCGCGCGACGCTAATTCAGCGTTACAAACGTTTTTTAGCCGATGTGATCACACCCGATGGTCGCGAATTAACGCTACACTGCCCGAATACGGGTGCGATGACCGGTTGTGCAACGCCTGGCGATACCGTCTGGTATTCGACTTCAGACAACACCAAACGGAAATACCCACACACCTGGGAATTAACTCAAAGCCAGAGCGGCGCAATTATTTGCGTCAATACGCTTTGGGCTAACAGGTTGACGAAAGAGGCTATCCTTAATGAATCAATTTCAGAGCTGGCAGGCTATAGCTCGCTGAAAAGCGAAGTAAAATACGGCGCCGAACGCAGCCGTATTGACTTTATGTTGCAGGCGGATTCGCGTCCAGACTGCTATATTGAAGTGAAATCGGTTACGTTAGCGGAGAACGAACAGGGATATTTTCCCGATGCGGTCACTGAACGAGGTCAGAAACACCTTCGGGAGTTGATGAGCGTAGCGGCTGAAGGCCAGCGTGCGGTTATCTTTTTCGCCGTGCTGCATTCAGCCATTACACGGTTTTCACCCGCGCGCCACATCGATGAGAAATACGCGCAACTATTGTCAGAAGCTCAACAGAGGGGGGTAGAAATTCTGGCTTACAAAGCGGAACTTTCTGCCGAAGGCATGGCTCTTAAAAAATCACTACCGGTTACATTGTAG
- the gluQRS gene encoding tRNA glutamyl-Q(34) synthetase GluQRS — protein MTDTHYIGRFAPSPSGELHFGSLIAALGSYLQARARQGRWLVRIEDIDPPREVPGAAETILRQLEHYGLHWDGDVLWQSQRHHAYREALAWLHEQGLSYYCTCTRARIQSIGGIYDGHCRDLHHGPDNAAVRIRQQHPVTQFTDLLRGIIHADEKLAREDFIIHRRDGLFAYNLAVVVDDHFQGVSEIVRGADLIEPTVRQISLYQLFGWKVPDYIHLPLALNPQGAKLSKQNHAPALPKGDPRPVLIAALHFLGQQVETHWQDFSVEQILQSAVKNWTLTAVPESAIVNSTFSNASC, from the coding sequence ATGACAGACACACACTATATTGGCCGCTTCGCCCCCTCTCCTTCCGGCGAGCTTCATTTTGGTTCTCTGATTGCTGCGCTTGGCAGCTATTTGCAGGCTCGCGCCCGGCAAGGTCGCTGGCTGGTACGCATTGAAGATATCGACCCGCCTCGTGAAGTTCCCGGTGCCGCAGAAACTATCCTGCGCCAGCTGGAACATTACGGCCTGCACTGGGACGGCGACGTTCTCTGGCAATCGCAACGTCACCACGCCTATCGCGAAGCACTCGCCTGGTTACATGAGCAAGGACTAAGTTATTACTGCACCTGCACGCGTGCGCGTATTCAAAGCATTGGCGGTATTTACGACGGTCATTGCCGGGATTTGCATCATGGACCAGACAACGCCGCAGTACGTATCCGCCAGCAGCATCCGGTCACCCAGTTTACTGATCTGCTGCGAGGCATTATTCACGCCGACGAAAAACTGGCACGGGAAGATTTTATTATTCATCGCCGTGATGGTTTGTTTGCCTATAACCTGGCGGTGGTGGTGGATGATCACTTCCAGGGCGTGAGCGAAATTGTCCGCGGGGCAGATTTGATCGAACCGACGGTGCGGCAAATCTCGCTGTACCAGCTTTTTGGCTGGAAAGTGCCAGATTACATCCATTTACCGCTGGCGCTTAATCCACAAGGCGCTAAACTTTCCAAGCAGAATCATGCGCCTGCGTTGCCGAAAGGCGATCCGCGCCCGGTGTTAATCGCGGCACTTCATTTTCTGGGTCAGCAGGTAGAAACACACTGGCAGGATTTCAGCGTCGAGCAAATCCTTCAGTCAGCCGTCAAAAACTGGACGCTGACCGCCGTGCCTGAGTCGGCAATTGTAAATTCAACATTCTCAAATGCGTCATGCTGA
- the pcnB gene encoding polynucleotide adenylyltransferase PcnB: MFTRVANFCRKVLSREESEAEQAVARPQVTVIPREQHAISRKDISENALKVMYRLNKAGYEAWLVGGGVRDLLLGKKPKDFDVTTNATPEQVRKLFRNCRLVGRRFRLAHVMFGPEIIEVATFRGHHEGNVSDRTTSQRGQNGMLLRDNIFGSIEEDAQRRDFTINSLYYSVADFTVRDYVGGMKDLKDGVIRLIGNPETRYREDPVRMLRAVRFAAKLGMRISPETAEPIPRLATLLNDIPPARLFEESLKLLQAGYGYETYKLLCEYHLFQPLFPTITRYFTENGDSPMERIIEQVLKNTDTRIHNDMRVNPAFLFAAMFWYPLLETAQKIAQESGLTYHDAFALAMNDVLDEACRSLAIPKRLTTLTRDIWQLQLRMSRRQGKRAWKLLEHPKFRAAYDLLALRAEVERNAELQRLVKWWGEFQVSAPPDQKGMLNELDEEPSPRRRTRRPRKRAPRREGTA, encoded by the coding sequence ATTTTTACCCGAGTCGCTAATTTTTGCCGCAAGGTGCTAAGCCGCGAGGAAAGCGAGGCTGAACAGGCAGTCGCCCGTCCACAGGTGACGGTGATCCCGCGTGAGCAGCATGCTATTTCCCGCAAAGATATCAGTGAAAATGCCCTGAAGGTAATGTACAGGCTCAATAAAGCGGGATACGAAGCCTGGCTGGTTGGCGGCGGCGTGCGCGACCTGTTACTTGGCAAAAAGCCGAAAGATTTTGACGTGACCACCAACGCCACGCCAGAGCAGGTGCGCAAACTGTTCCGTAATTGCCGCCTGGTGGGTCGCCGTTTCCGTCTGGCTCATGTGATGTTTGGCCCGGAGATTATCGAAGTTGCGACCTTCCGTGGACATCACGAAGGTAACGTCAGCGACCGCACGACCTCCCAACGCGGGCAAAACGGTATGTTGCTGCGCGACAACATTTTCGGCTCCATCGAAGAAGACGCCCAGCGCCGCGATTTCACTATCAACAGCCTGTATTACAGCGTGGCAGATTTTACCGTCCGTGATTACGTTGGCGGCATGAAGGATCTGAAAGACGGCGTTATCCGTCTGATTGGTAACCCGGAAACGCGCTACCGTGAAGATCCGGTACGGATGCTCCGCGCGGTTCGTTTTGCCGCCAAATTGGGCATGCGCATCAGCCCGGAAACCGCAGAACCGATCCCTCGCCTCGCTACCCTGCTGAACGATATCCCACCGGCACGCCTGTTTGAAGAATCGCTTAAACTGCTACAAGCGGGCTACGGTTACGAAACCTATAAGCTGCTGTGTGAATATCATCTGTTCCAGCCGCTGTTCCCGACCATTACCCGCTACTTCACGGAAAATGGCGACAGCCCGATGGAACGCATTATTGAGCAGGTACTGAAGAATACCGATACGCGTATCCATAACGATATGCGCGTGAACCCGGCGTTCCTGTTTGCCGCCATGTTCTGGTACCCATTGCTGGAGACGGCACAGAAGATCGCCCAGGAAAGCGGCCTGACCTATCACGACGCTTTCGCACTGGCGATGAACGACGTGCTGGACGAAGCCTGCCGTTCACTGGCGATCCCGAAACGGCTGACCACGCTAACCCGCGATATCTGGCAGTTGCAGTTGCGTATGTCCCGTCGTCAGGGTAAACGCGCATGGAAACTGCTGGAGCATCCTAAGTTCCGTGCGGCATACGACCTGTTGGCCTTACGAGCCGAAGTTGAGCGTAACGCTGAACTGCAACGTCTGGTGAAATGGTGGGGTGAGTTCCAGGTTTCCGCGCCACCAGACCAAAAAGGGATGCTTAACGAACTGGATGAAGAACCGTCACCGCGTCGTCGTACTCGTCGTCCACGCAAACGCGCACCGCGTCGTGAGGGTACCGCATGA